A region of Lycium barbarum isolate Lr01 chromosome 1, ASM1917538v2, whole genome shotgun sequence DNA encodes the following proteins:
- the LOC132626561 gene encoding putative protein phosphatase 2C 76: MKRIIIYGCFIACLVGILMNPNVIKPKPEEKIVADNSVPNTTMSSIPTQNCHFASIQGRRSYQEDRVTCNLDLKISLFGPEKNVGVVAVFDGHIGSAASEMASKLFLDKFLSKNYGEQSVNHMEFLKSSVVKTIEEIDAEFSKAAVEYELYSGSTAVVALIYNKKHVLVANVGDSKAFICSEKTQSLEAKELTEDHNAHRLDERARIEASGGKFEFFPNYVPLLMGHFPMTRAIGDVPLKKYGIIATPEVTDWVKLTSKDEFLVVASDGIFESLSPQQVCDFLYEAEDHEDLSLLAKQIVQKAFSEGSRDNLSVVLVPLGSG, translated from the exons ATGAAGCGCATTATCATATATGGATGTTTTATTGCTTGCCTCGTTGGAATTTTGATGAACCCTAACGTCATTAAGCCTAAGCCTGAAGAAAAGATTGTTGCAGACAACTCTGTTCCAAATACAACAATGTCATCAATTCCAACTCAAAATTGTCACTTTGCCTCAATCCAGGGAAGAAGATCATACCAGGAGGATCGCGTAACATGCAACCTCGATCTTAAAATTTCTCTCTTTGGACCCGAAAAG AACGTTGGTGTTGTAGCAGTATTTGATGGTCATATTGGATCGGCTGCTAGTGAGATGGCTTCAAAGCTCTTTTTAGATAAATTTCTGTCAAAAAATTACGGCGAACAATCTGTTAATCATATGGAATTTCTGAAATCGTCGGTAGTTAAAACCATTGAGGAGATTGATGCAGAATTCTCCAAGGCTGCGGTTGAATATGAACTTTACTCGGGATCTACTGCAGTTGTTGCTCTCATATACAACAAAAAACACGTTTTAGTTGCGAATGTAGGGGACTCGAAGGCGTTTATTTGCTCTGAGAAAACACAATCACTTGAAGCTAAGGAGTTAACTGAAGATCATAATGCACATAGATTGGATGAAAGAGCTAGGATTGAGGCTTCTGGAGGAAAATTTGAGTTTTTTCCTAATTATGTTCCTCTTTTAATGGGCCATTTTCCCATGACTAGAGCAATAGGTGATGTTCCTTTGAAAAAATATGGCATTATAGCTACTCCAGAAGTGACTGATTGGGTAAAATTAACTTCAAAAGATGAGTTTTTGGTTGTGGCATCTGATGGAATATTTGAAAGTTTAAGTCCACAACAAGTTTGTGACTTTTTATATGAAGCAGAGGATCATGAAGATCTATCACTATTGGCTAAACAAATTGTTCAGAAAGCATTTTCAGAAGGCAGCAGAGATAATTTATCAGTTGTTTTGGTACCCTTGGGATCAGGATAG
- the LOC132606716 gene encoding KH domain-containing protein At3g08620-like: MSNLYNHNLNFSPARAVSPHINRTNQDVDSQYLTELLAERQKLGPFTQVLPICSRLLNQEILRLSGMIPNQVLSDYDRLQRGSPSPVGPYDMMQHVGGKGLGGWNGNGWNAFQEQRLGGPQGRHIDWQASPGSPSSFVVKRVLRLDIPVDRYPNFNFVGRLLGPRGNSLKRVEASTGCRVFIRGQGSIKDPEKEESLRGLPGYEHLNEQLHVLLEAELPLNIVDARLKQASQIIEELLRPVDESQDLYKMQQLRELALLNNNFREESPQPRGSLSPFSSSGMKRAKTGW; this comes from the exons ATGTCTAATTTGTATAATCATAACTTGAATTTCTCACCTGCAAGAGCTGTTTCTCCTCATATTAATAGGACCAACCAAGATGTTGATAG TCAGTACTTGACAGAGTTGTTAGCAGAAAGGCAAAAGCTTGGACCTTTTACACAAGTTCTTCCAATATGTAGCCGACTCTTGAATCAAG AAATATTAAGACTTTCTGGAATGATTCCCAACCAAGTACTCAGTGACTATGACAGACTACAACGTGGAAGCCCTAGTCCCGTGGGTCCATATGACATGATGCAACATGTTGGAGGAAAAGGTTTAGGTGGCTGGAATGGGAATGGATGGAATGCCTTTCAAGAG CAAAGATTAGGTGGACCACAGGGAAGGCACATCGACTGGCAAGCTTCACCAGGAAGTCCAAGTTCATTTGTTGTTAAGCGGGTGTTGCGTTTGGATATACCTGTTGACAGATATCCGAAT TTCAACTTTGTTGGGCGGCTTTTAGGACCTCGAGGTAATTCTCTGAAGCGGGTGGAAGCATCTACTGGGTGTCGTGTATTTATAAGAGGACAGGGTTCAATAAAAGACCCTGAAAAA GAAGAGAGTCTGAGAGGCCTTCCAGGTTATGAGCACCTCAATGAGCAATTGCATGTTCTACTTGAGGCAGAATTACCCCTCAATATAGTTGACGCACGGTTGAAACAAGCGAGCCAAATTATTGAAGAGCTGCTCAGACCTGTG GATGAGTCGCAGGACTTATATAAAATGCAACAGCTTAGAGAACTTGCGTTGCTGAATAACAATTTTAGAGAAGAGAGCCCCCAACCAAGGGGTAGTCTATCTCCTTTTAGTTCAAGCGGGATGAAGCGAGCGAAAACTGGTTGGTGA
- the LOC132606708 gene encoding cytochrome b-c1 complex subunit 8 has translation MGKQPVKLKAVVYALSPFQQKVMPGLWKDLPGKIHHKVSENWISTTLLLAPLIGTYSYVQHFKEKEKLEHRY, from the exons atggGGAAACAACCAGTAAAACTGAAAGCAGTAGTTTACGCTTTATCTCCATTCCAACAGAAGGTAATGCCAGGTCTCTGGAAAGATCTTCCTGGTAAAATCCATCACAAAGTCTCTGAGAATTGGATCAGCACTACTCTCTTGCTCGCTCCTCTTATAGGCACCTACTC GTACGTACAGCACTTCAAGGAGAAGGAGAAGTTAGAACACAGATACTGA